The following are encoded in a window of Streptomyces sp. 11x1 genomic DNA:
- a CDS encoding ABC transporter ATP-binding protein: protein MNTAPAIALEGVSKAYPGGVRALNDVSLTVEHGTFLAVMGPSGSGKSTLMHCAAGLDSPTSGSVRIDGHEIAGLDETRRTRLRRDRVGFVFQAYNLIPSLSVEDNITLPLRLAGRKADGDWLRTLVERVGLADRLNHRPAELSGGQQQRAAVVRALVARPAVVFADEPTGALDLRSAHGVLDLLRDLVADLRQTVVMVTHDPAAAARAHQVLVMADGRAVEALKAPTAPELASRMVALGEV, encoded by the coding sequence ATGAACACCGCCCCCGCCATCGCCCTGGAGGGCGTCAGCAAGGCGTATCCGGGCGGCGTACGCGCACTCAACGACGTTTCGTTGACCGTGGAACACGGCACCTTCCTGGCCGTGATGGGGCCCTCGGGCTCCGGCAAGAGCACACTGATGCACTGCGCCGCCGGGCTCGACTCCCCGACGTCGGGCAGCGTCCGCATCGACGGTCACGAGATCGCGGGGCTGGACGAAACCCGCCGTACCCGACTCCGCCGGGATCGCGTCGGGTTCGTGTTCCAGGCGTACAACCTGATCCCCTCCCTCTCCGTCGAGGACAACATCACGCTGCCGCTGCGGCTGGCCGGACGTAAGGCGGACGGCGACTGGCTGCGGACGCTGGTGGAGCGGGTCGGTCTGGCCGACCGGCTGAACCACCGGCCTGCGGAGCTCTCCGGCGGCCAGCAGCAACGAGCGGCCGTGGTGCGGGCGTTGGTGGCGAGACCCGCCGTCGTGTTCGCCGACGAACCGACCGGCGCGCTCGACCTGCGCAGCGCGCACGGGGTTCTCGACCTGCTGCGCGATCTCGTCGCCGACCTGCGCCAGACGGTGGTGATGGTCACCCACGATCCGGCCGCCGCGGCCCGTGCGCATCAGGTGCTGGTGATGGCGGACGGCCGGGCGGTCGAGGCCCTGAAGGCACCGACCGCCCCCGAACTGGCGAGCCGCATGGTCGCTTTGGGAGAGGTCTGA
- a CDS encoding response regulator, whose protein sequence is MRIVIAEDDALLREGLGLLLRAEGLDVVATAGNPDEALDAIDVHKPDVAILDVRMPPTHTDEGIVAAVEARRRRPDLAVLVLSAYVEQSFATELLGNGVNGLGYLLKERVGRVEEFMDALRRVAGGGTAIDPEVVSQLFTRSRQDTRLERLSPRERDVLALMAEGLGNSAIAERLVVTDGAVHKHIRSIFAKLDLSPMDQVDRRVAAVLRYLEDLRRLA, encoded by the coding sequence GTGCGGATTGTGATAGCTGAGGACGACGCCCTGCTCCGCGAGGGGCTCGGCCTGCTGCTGCGTGCCGAGGGGCTCGACGTGGTGGCCACTGCGGGGAACCCCGACGAGGCGCTGGATGCCATCGACGTACACAAGCCGGACGTCGCCATCCTGGACGTACGGATGCCGCCGACCCATACCGACGAGGGGATCGTCGCCGCGGTCGAGGCCCGGCGCCGACGGCCCGACCTCGCCGTGCTCGTGCTGTCCGCGTACGTCGAGCAGAGCTTCGCCACCGAACTGCTCGGCAACGGGGTGAACGGCCTCGGCTACCTGCTCAAGGAACGTGTCGGCCGCGTCGAGGAGTTCATGGATGCGCTCCGCCGCGTCGCCGGTGGCGGCACCGCCATCGACCCGGAGGTCGTCTCCCAGCTCTTCACCCGCTCCCGCCAGGACACCCGCTTGGAACGGCTCAGCCCTCGCGAACGGGACGTACTCGCCCTGATGGCCGAAGGGCTGGGCAACTCTGCCATCGCCGAGAGGCTCGTCGTCACCGACGGCGCCGTCCACAAGCACATCCGCAGCATTTTCGCGAAACTCGACCTGTCCCCGATGGACCAGGTGGACCGCCGTGTCGCGGCCGTCCTGCGGTATCTGGAGGATCTGCGGCGGTTGGCCTGA
- a CDS encoding cellulose-binding domain-containing protein codes for MPDLPKPQDAAEAALFSECWDAVLSYADLCTSGSAAATQLATEAFTNGMHEAHALEHEAGADRGAGRRALRLPRIPFLLTWVRTSAAAWEAGGQGHRLDPELRLWLNSDKAARYTGPPLYRPLALRALRDMQEPDAALLWLAEVESLPLGSVARRLGLDPAVASTELDQVRALFRDRCHRGQLDAPLHADCRTYARLLDAVTRSPGTDTPEDLSRHLATCVQCAEAAACLGLHGGGLPAALANGVIGWSGLAYLERRRRAADAGLLPGRADSTGTDRGLSPGREAKPRFSRNGVLVGAGLVSLLALAVSLMPFGDDETVAEGSSARDSSVVQQDPRFPVTGAPSDGGSSELQSTSRPGETGSGDTDDEKGEGKGGGNSNEEPQGDASTPARVTHQPVDPGKSSEATCHVRYQVVNEWPGGFQGTVTVTSTEALDGWHIAWTYAADQRVTQMWDGTFDQEGTKVTATSADYNKTVAAGGTFGVGFLGIWEGYDNPAPVDFTLNGKKCDRAG; via the coding sequence ATGCCCGACCTGCCGAAGCCCCAGGACGCCGCCGAGGCCGCGCTGTTCTCGGAGTGCTGGGACGCGGTCCTGTCGTACGCCGACCTGTGCACGTCCGGGTCGGCCGCGGCGACCCAACTGGCCACCGAGGCCTTCACGAACGGCATGCACGAGGCACACGCCCTGGAGCACGAGGCGGGGGCCGACCGCGGTGCCGGTCGGCGTGCCCTGCGCCTGCCTCGAATACCGTTCCTCCTGACCTGGGTCAGGACCAGCGCCGCCGCCTGGGAGGCGGGCGGCCAGGGCCACCGGCTCGACCCCGAGCTGCGCCTCTGGCTCAACTCGGACAAGGCCGCCCGGTACACCGGCCCGCCGCTGTACCGGCCTCTCGCCCTGCGTGCCCTGCGGGACATGCAGGAACCAGACGCGGCCCTGCTGTGGCTCGCCGAGGTCGAGTCGCTGCCGCTGGGCTCGGTGGCCCGCCGGCTCGGCCTCGACCCGGCGGTCGCGAGCACCGAACTCGACCAGGTGCGGGCGCTGTTCCGGGACCGCTGCCACCGCGGTCAGCTCGACGCGCCCCTGCACGCCGACTGCCGCACCTACGCCCGGCTGCTGGACGCGGTCACCCGCTCGCCCGGCACCGACACCCCCGAGGACCTCTCCCGCCACCTCGCCACCTGCGTGCAGTGCGCCGAGGCCGCGGCCTGCCTCGGCCTGCACGGCGGCGGACTGCCCGCCGCCCTCGCCAACGGTGTGATCGGCTGGAGCGGACTCGCCTACCTGGAGCGCCGCCGCCGCGCTGCCGATGCCGGACTGCTCCCCGGGCGCGCGGACTCCACCGGCACCGACCGGGGACTCTCACCGGGCAGGGAGGCGAAGCCCCGGTTCAGCCGCAACGGGGTGCTCGTCGGAGCCGGCCTCGTATCCTTGCTGGCGCTCGCGGTCTCCCTCATGCCGTTCGGCGACGACGAGACCGTCGCCGAGGGCTCGTCCGCCCGGGACTCGTCGGTGGTGCAGCAGGACCCGAGGTTCCCGGTGACCGGCGCCCCGTCCGACGGCGGGTCGTCGGAGCTGCAGAGCACGTCGCGGCCCGGCGAGACCGGTTCCGGCGACACGGACGACGAGAAGGGCGAGGGCAAGGGCGGCGGCAACAGCAACGAGGAACCCCAGGGCGACGCCTCGACGCCCGCCCGGGTCACCCATCAGCCCGTGGACCCCGGCAAGTCCTCCGAGGCCACCTGCCACGTCCGCTACCAGGTCGTCAACGAATGGCCCGGCGGCTTCCAGGGCACCGTCACCGTCACCTCCACCGAGGCCCTCGACGGCTGGCACATCGCCTGGACCTACGCGGCCGACCAGCGCGTCACCCAGATGTGGGACGGCACCTTCGACCAGGAGGGCACCAAGGTCACCGCCACCTCCGCCGACTACAACAAGACCGTCGCCGCCGGCGGCACCTTCGGCGTCGGCTTCCTCGGAATCTGGGAGGGCTACGACAACCCCGCCCCCGTGGACTTCACGCTCAACGGGAAGAAGTGCGACCGGGCGGGCTGA
- a CDS encoding sensor domain-containing protein, with protein MTTGTSGAGGGAVERLDSRESLKDIALRTLSAAGQAIAQLASGLNTALLALLLLLCLTLAAATGVVGVGLVTAPALLRTLHALAGRERARLNRWGPEVAAPEPPPERLRAALVDPTTRRELGWLVRHSTVGTLLGLLGVVLPVLAVRDTGFPLYWTLMPDGATATSVGIGHARTWLDAFAVMLLGVGWVAIILGLGPGMARLQSGPGRRLLSAGPDADLSLRVAELTATRAAALDAHATELRRIERSLHDGAQNRLVSVAVLIGASRRMVARDPAGADELLERAQSAAEQALAELRTVARGILPPVLADRGLAGALSGLAADCAVPCRIDVDVPERCAASVEATAYFVVAEALTNIAKHSGARHAVVTARGGRGRLRLSVEDDGKGGAGVTPRAVGAGEGIGGSGLAGIRRRIAAHDGALTVTSPPGGPTVLTVDLPCGM; from the coding sequence ATGACGACGGGCACGAGCGGGGCAGGCGGTGGAGCGGTGGAGCGACTCGACAGCCGCGAGAGCCTCAAGGACATCGCGCTACGGACCCTGAGCGCCGCCGGCCAGGCGATCGCCCAGCTCGCGTCCGGGCTCAACACGGCGCTGCTCGCCCTGCTGTTGCTGCTGTGCCTGACGCTCGCCGCAGCGACCGGCGTCGTGGGTGTCGGCCTGGTGACGGCGCCCGCGCTCCTGCGCACCCTGCATGCCCTGGCGGGCCGGGAACGGGCTCGACTCAACCGCTGGGGGCCCGAGGTCGCCGCCCCCGAGCCCCCGCCCGAGCGGCTGCGGGCCGCGCTCGTCGACCCCACCACCCGCCGCGAACTGGGTTGGCTGGTACGGCACTCGACTGTAGGGACGCTGCTCGGACTGCTTGGCGTCGTGCTGCCGGTCCTCGCCGTGCGGGACACCGGGTTCCCGCTGTACTGGACGCTCATGCCCGACGGCGCGACCGCCACCTCCGTGGGCATCGGGCACGCGCGCACCTGGCTGGATGCCTTCGCCGTGATGCTCCTGGGGGTGGGCTGGGTCGCCATCATTCTGGGCCTGGGGCCCGGTATGGCACGGCTCCAGTCGGGCCCCGGCCGGCGGCTCCTGTCAGCCGGCCCTGACGCGGACCTCTCCCTGCGTGTCGCGGAACTGACCGCCACTCGTGCCGCCGCCCTGGACGCCCACGCCACCGAACTGCGCCGCATCGAACGCTCGTTGCACGACGGCGCGCAGAACCGGCTCGTCTCCGTCGCCGTACTGATCGGGGCGTCCCGTCGCATGGTGGCCCGCGACCCGGCGGGCGCCGACGAACTCCTCGAACGTGCCCAGTCCGCAGCCGAACAGGCGCTGGCCGAACTGCGTACCGTCGCCCGCGGCATCCTGCCGCCGGTGCTGGCCGACCGGGGCCTCGCGGGTGCGCTCTCCGGGCTCGCCGCGGACTGCGCTGTGCCCTGCCGGATCGACGTGGACGTGCCCGAGCGCTGCGCCGCCTCCGTCGAGGCGACCGCCTACTTCGTCGTCGCCGAGGCCCTCACCAACATCGCCAAGCACAGCGGCGCCCGGCACGCCGTCGTCACGGCACGCGGCGGCCGGGGCCGGCTCCGGCTTTCGGTCGAGGACGACGGAAAGGGCGGCGCCGGGGTCACCCCCCGGGCCGTCGGCGCCGGTGAAGGGATCGGCGGCTCCGGGCTCGCCGGCATCCGTCGCCGGATTGCCGCGCACGACGGCGCCCTGACCGTGACCAGTCCGCCCGGTGGCCCGACCGTCCTGACTGTGGATCTTCCCTGTGGAATGTGA
- a CDS encoding AlkA N-terminal domain-containing protein, giving the protein MKDEDTRYEAVRSRDGRFDGEFFFAVGTTGIYCRPSCPAVTPKRENVRFYATAAAAQAAGFRACRRCRPDAVPGSAEWNVRADSVGRAMRLIGDGVVDREGVAGLAVRLGYSARQVQRQLTAEVGAGPVALARAQRAHTARVLLRTTTLPVTEIAFASGFASVRQFNDTIRAVYAMTPSALRAGAPRRPAGPRTAGIPLRLAYRGPYQSTALFDVLAAEAVTGVEETTGEPGHRTYRRTLRLPYGTGIAEVDERPGGRPTGRSGGWLDARLHLTDPRDLTTAVQRLRRLFDLDADPYAVDERLGEDPRLAPLVAARPGLRSPGTADPEEYAVRALVGHADAAPLVQAYGKRLDAPQGTLTHLFPEPAALADAGGPLGALATALTDGTCRLDVGADRDAAATALLALPGLDARTAAVIRTRALGDPDVGPPGETVPDTWRPWRSYALRHLRTQEPGDQS; this is encoded by the coding sequence ATGAAGGACGAAGACACCAGGTACGAGGCCGTGCGGAGCAGGGACGGCCGGTTCGACGGGGAGTTCTTCTTCGCCGTCGGGACGACCGGGATCTACTGCCGGCCGAGCTGCCCGGCGGTGACGCCGAAACGGGAGAACGTCCGCTTCTACGCGACCGCGGCCGCCGCGCAGGCCGCCGGATTCCGTGCCTGCCGACGCTGCCGGCCGGACGCCGTGCCCGGTTCGGCCGAGTGGAACGTGCGCGCGGACTCGGTGGGCCGCGCCATGCGGCTCATCGGGGACGGCGTCGTGGACCGGGAGGGCGTCGCCGGGCTGGCCGTGCGGCTGGGCTACAGCGCACGGCAGGTCCAGCGGCAGCTCACCGCCGAGGTCGGCGCCGGGCCCGTCGCCCTGGCCCGCGCCCAGCGGGCGCACACCGCCCGCGTCCTGCTGCGGACCACCACCCTCCCGGTCACCGAGATCGCCTTCGCGTCCGGCTTCGCCAGCGTGCGCCAGTTCAACGACACGATCAGGGCGGTCTACGCCATGACACCCAGCGCCCTGCGCGCCGGCGCACCCCGGAGGCCCGCCGGCCCGCGGACGGCCGGAATACCGCTCCGGCTCGCGTACCGGGGCCCGTACCAGTCCACCGCCCTCTTTGACGTCCTGGCCGCCGAAGCCGTCACCGGCGTCGAGGAGACGACCGGCGAACCAGGCCACCGCACGTACCGGCGCACCCTCCGTCTCCCGTACGGCACCGGGATCGCCGAGGTCGACGAACGACCGGGGGGCCGCCCCACCGGCCGTTCCGGCGGCTGGCTCGACGCCCGGCTCCATCTCACCGACCCCCGCGACCTCACCACCGCCGTGCAGCGGCTGCGGCGGCTGTTCGACCTGGACGCCGACCCGTACGCCGTGGACGAGCGCCTCGGCGAGGACCCCCGCCTCGCCCCGCTCGTCGCCGCCAGACCGGGGCTGCGCTCGCCGGGCACGGCCGACCCGGAGGAGTACGCCGTACGCGCGCTCGTGGGCCACGCCGATGCGGCACCGCTCGTACAGGCGTACGGCAAGCGGCTGGACGCCCCGCAGGGGACGCTGACGCACCTGTTCCCCGAACCCGCGGCACTGGCCGACGCGGGCGGTCCGCTCGGCGCCCTCGCCACCGCCCTCACCGACGGCACCTGCCGCCTCGACGTCGGCGCCGACCGGGACGCCGCCGCGACGGCCCTGCTCGCGCTGCCGGGCCTGGACGCCCGTACCGCCGCCGTGATCCGCACCCGCGCGCTCGGCGACCCCGACGTGGGACCCCCGGGCGAGACCGTGCCGGACACCTGGCGGCCCTGGCGGTCGTACGCCCTCAGACATCTTCGGACACAGGAACCGGGAGATCAGTCGTGA
- the rsgA gene encoding ribosome small subunit-dependent GTPase A yields MSLSSFPGSSLSSSSSHPLVPYGWDTSWADAFAPYDAEGLIAGRVVRVDRGQCDVVTADGPLRADTAFVTPHDPMRVVCTGDWVAVEPAGDPRYVRTYLPRRSAFVRSTSSKRAEGQILAANVDHAVVAVSLAVELDLGRVERFLALAWESGAQPVVVLTKADLVPDAVTLGHLVQDVETTAPGVPVLTVSSTHGEGLDVLAAVISGGTSVLLGQSGAGKSTLANALLGDDVMDVQATRDVDGKGRHTTTTRNLLALPGGGVLIDTPGLRGVGLWDAETGVGQVFAEIEELAADCRFHDCAHLAEPGCAVLGAVESGELPERRLDSYRKLLRENQRIVAKSDARLRAEIRKEWKRRGAQGRAAMEAKRGGHR; encoded by the coding sequence TTGTCTCTCTCCTCTTTCCCGGGCTCGTCCCTGTCGTCCTCCTCCTCCCACCCCCTCGTCCCGTACGGCTGGGACACCTCCTGGGCGGACGCCTTCGCCCCGTACGACGCCGAGGGCCTGATCGCCGGGCGGGTCGTGCGTGTCGACCGCGGGCAGTGCGACGTCGTCACCGCGGACGGTCCGCTGCGGGCCGACACGGCGTTCGTCACCCCCCACGACCCCATGCGGGTCGTCTGCACGGGCGACTGGGTCGCCGTGGAACCCGCGGGCGACCCCCGGTACGTCCGCACGTACCTGCCGCGCCGCAGCGCCTTCGTCCGCTCCACCTCCTCCAAGCGCGCCGAGGGACAGATCCTCGCCGCCAACGTCGACCACGCGGTCGTCGCGGTGTCGCTCGCCGTGGAACTCGACCTCGGCCGTGTCGAACGGTTCCTCGCGCTGGCCTGGGAGTCCGGGGCCCAGCCCGTGGTCGTGCTCACCAAGGCCGACCTCGTGCCGGACGCCGTCACACTGGGGCACCTCGTGCAGGACGTGGAGACCACCGCGCCCGGCGTTCCCGTGCTGACGGTCAGCTCCACCCACGGCGAGGGCCTCGACGTCCTAGCGGCGGTGATCTCCGGCGGCACCTCCGTGCTCCTCGGACAGTCCGGCGCCGGCAAGTCGACCCTCGCCAACGCCCTGCTCGGCGACGACGTCATGGACGTCCAGGCCACCCGCGACGTGGACGGCAAGGGACGGCACACCACGACCACCCGCAACCTGCTCGCCCTGCCCGGCGGCGGAGTCCTCATCGACACCCCCGGACTGCGCGGGGTCGGCCTCTGGGACGCCGAGACCGGGGTCGGGCAGGTCTTCGCCGAGATCGAGGAACTGGCCGCGGACTGCCGCTTCCACGACTGCGCGCACCTCGCCGAGCCCGGCTGCGCGGTCCTCGGCGCCGTCGAGTCCGGTGAACTGCCCGAGCGGCGGCTCGACAGCTACCGCAAGCTGCTCCGCGAGAATCAGCGCATCGTCGCCAAGAGCGACGCGCGGCTGCGGGCGGAGATCCGCAAGGAGTGGAAGCGGCGGGGTGCGCAGGGGCGCGCGGCGATGGAGGCGAAGAGGGGTGGGCACCGCTGA
- a CDS encoding radical SAM protein: MDGSRTALVEDLMERFPHVPREAVFKEDLLRGGVAFDASALSDNEKGEVKPKSYFIFSFDHGTLPELGEAALRRPPEEIILTGGPYDLRRTVVSVRVNPSSPYRVASDEDGLLGLYLDGKRIADVGVPPMPEYYKHTLSNGKSVMEVAPTIQWGYLIYLTVFRVCQYFGAKEECQYCDINHNWRQHKAAGRPYTGVKDVDEVLEALEIIDRYDTAKTSTAYTLTGGAITKTVAGRDEADFYGHYAKAIEERFPDRWIGKVVAQALPLDDVKRFHDYGVKIYHPNYEVWDEYLFKMYCPGKERYVGRDEWHKRILDSAGVFGARNVIPNFVAGVEMAEPFGFKTVDEAIASTTEGLRFFMSQGITPRFTTWCPEPTTPLGKANPQGAPLEYHIRLLQAYRATMDEFGLSSPPGYGPPGPGRAVFSVSSFMDSLPAVEEVSAE, from the coding sequence ATGGATGGCAGCCGCACCGCACTGGTGGAGGACCTGATGGAGAGGTTCCCGCACGTGCCACGGGAAGCCGTCTTCAAGGAGGACCTGCTCAGGGGCGGCGTGGCCTTCGACGCCTCCGCGCTGAGCGACAACGAGAAGGGCGAGGTCAAGCCGAAGTCGTACTTCATCTTCTCCTTCGACCACGGCACCCTCCCCGAGCTCGGCGAGGCCGCCCTGCGCCGCCCGCCGGAGGAGATCATCCTCACCGGCGGCCCGTACGACCTGCGGCGCACGGTCGTCTCCGTACGGGTCAACCCGTCCTCGCCCTACCGGGTGGCGTCCGACGAGGACGGCCTCCTCGGCCTGTACCTCGACGGCAAGCGCATTGCGGACGTCGGCGTCCCGCCCATGCCGGAGTACTACAAGCACACCCTCTCCAACGGAAAGTCCGTGATGGAGGTGGCCCCCACCATCCAGTGGGGCTACCTGATCTATCTCACCGTCTTCCGCGTCTGCCAGTACTTCGGCGCCAAGGAGGAGTGCCAGTACTGCGACATCAACCACAACTGGCGCCAGCACAAGGCGGCGGGCCGGCCGTACACGGGTGTGAAGGACGTCGACGAGGTCCTCGAAGCCCTGGAGATCATCGACCGGTACGACACGGCGAAGACGTCCACCGCGTACACGCTCACCGGCGGCGCCATCACCAAGACGGTCGCGGGCCGCGACGAGGCCGACTTCTACGGCCACTACGCCAAGGCCATCGAGGAGCGCTTCCCGGACCGCTGGATCGGGAAGGTCGTCGCGCAGGCGCTGCCGCTGGACGACGTCAAGCGTTTCCACGACTACGGCGTGAAGATCTACCACCCCAACTACGAGGTGTGGGACGAGTACCTGTTCAAGATGTACTGCCCCGGCAAGGAGCGGTACGTCGGCCGCGACGAGTGGCACAAGCGGATCCTGGACTCGGCCGGTGTCTTCGGCGCGCGCAACGTGATCCCCAACTTCGTGGCGGGCGTGGAGATGGCCGAGCCCTTCGGGTTCAAGACGGTCGACGAGGCGATCGCCTCGACCACCGAGGGTCTGCGTTTCTTCATGTCGCAGGGCATCACGCCCCGCTTCACCACGTGGTGCCCGGAGCCCACCACCCCGCTCGGCAAGGCCAACCCGCAGGGCGCGCCGCTGGAGTACCACATCCGGCTGCTGCAGGCCTACCGCGCCACGATGGACGAGTTCGGGCTGTCGTCGCCGCCCGGATACGGCCCGCCCGGACCCGGCCGTGCCGTCTTCTCCGTCAGCTCCTTCATGGACAGCCTCCCGGCCGTCGAGGAGGTTTCCGCCGAGTAA